One genomic region from Diabrotica undecimpunctata isolate CICGRU chromosome 9, icDiaUnde3, whole genome shotgun sequence encodes:
- the LOC140450675 gene encoding uncharacterized protein — translation MEMLHVLGQPFSDTTIEDYQYHTYQPYTSNLNYNDEIRIPIQDLDAYTLPCNSYIYIEGQMLTDKNQVPTKFQFINNGISYLFRELRYELNGVIIDSVRNIGLISTLKNYLSLNENQSKLLQNAGWFPKGDKLVIDNHGNFNVCIPLKIWSGFFEDFQKIIINMRQELVLIRDKDDIDAIIATDETEKPKIAINKLYWNVPHILPNISEQLRLNKIVRSNIELPIKFRSWELVEYPTLNNSTRHTWPVKTTTKLESPRHIVVAFHDGRKGKMLKDMSKFDHCNLTNIRMFLNSERYPYQDLNLDFDTNRFATLYEMFANFQESYYHIQTNQPIFSPEEFKKNAPIVHTDCSRQKEIIQSGSVVLRIEFETSKSVGNNVSAYCLILHEKEFSYNPLTKIVRQQ, via the coding sequence atggaaatgtTACATGTGTTGGGTCAACCTTTTAGCGATACAACTATTGAAGATTATCAGTATCACACTTATCAACCATATACatcaaatttaaactataatgaTGAAATTAGAATTCCTATCCAAGATCTAGACGCCTATACTTTACCATGTAACAGTTATATTTACATTGAAGGTCAAATGTTAACCGATAAAAATCAAGTTCCAACAAAATTTCAATTTATTAATAACGGTATATCATATTTATTTAGAGAATTAAGGTATGAGTTAAATGGTGTTATAATTGATTCTGTACGAAATATTGGTTTAATTTCGACTTTGAAAAATTATTTGTCTCTTAATGAAAATCAGAGTAAACTCTTACAAAATGCTGGATGGTTTCCAAAAGGTGATAAACTGGTAATTGATAATCATGGCAATTTTAACGTATGCATACCGTTAAAAATTTGGTCCGGATTTTTCgaagattttcaaaaaattataataaacatgaGACAAGAATTAGTATTAATACGAGATAAAGATGATATTGATGCTATTATTGCTACAGATGaaacagaaaaaccaaaaatTGCAATTAATAAACTATATTGGAATGTACCTCATATTTTACCCAATATTAGCGAACAATTGCGATTAAACAAAATAGTTCGTAGTAACATAGAACTACCTATCAAATTTAGAAGTTGGGAATTGGTTGAGTATCCCACTTTAAATAATTCAACACGTCATACTTGGCCAGTAAAAACAACTACAAAGCTAGAAAGTCCTCGACACATTGTAGTAGCTTTCCATGATGGTCGAAAAGGAAAAATGCTGAAAGATATGAGTAAATTTGATCACTGCAATCTAACAAATATCCGTATGTTTCTTAATTCGGAGCGATATCCTTATCAAGATCTCAACTTAGATTTTGACACCAACCGTTTTGCAACGTTGTATGAGATGTTTGCTAATTTCCAAGAATCTTATTATCATATTCAAACTAATCAACCAATATTCAGtccagaagaatttaaaaagaaTGCTCCTATAGTGCATACTGATTGTtcaagacaaaaagaaataattcaaagtGGCTCTGTTGTTTTGAGAATAGAATTTGAAACTAGTAAATCTGTAGGAAACAATGTTTCCGCTTATTGCTTAATATTGCATGAAAAAGAATTCTCTTACAATCCTTTAACTAAAATTGTGAGACAGCAATAA